The stretch of DNA aatagctaTTTTGTGTGCTGTAGCAGTTCTTGTATAGCTCACAATAAGTGCAGCTCTCAACCCCTCCCACACCCAACCACCCTCCCTTGCAAATGTTTGTTAAATAAGGATTAGACAGGTCAGACACCATTGTAGTGCAAATAGTAAACGattaaaaatttttttttacaaaatatagAAATGTTTGGCTCCAGTATCTGGACAAACATATTCCTTTCAAGTATCTctcactgaagatttttttttaaacaagttacttccatttaaaaaaaagtctttcttttttttttcttttttttttctttctcttgcagGTAAACAGTTTCAAACCAACTAGGTTGCATAGTTCTAACGTTGTAAGCACCTTTACAATATGTaacttttattctttcattcactctttttaaccatttttcttcgtttttcttttcttttttcttttttcttttttctttttttttttttttgtaaatgtagTGCAGAAGATGAAGGTGTATACACCTGCACAATATTGTCTCTTTACCAATGTAAGTATATGTAAGTGTGTAGTGTCTGTATGTATAAAggtatgtatataaatacatagcCGCATATATATCCACACAAACACTACACACCTACTCAGTTCGTTGGTAAATTTTTGGGGAAAGTGCCAGTGAATGTAGTGTTCATACACATGGCTTTTCAAGGAATTTCAATGACATTTTGGACTTTGTCCAAACTGCTGCAGGTTAGATGAGCTGCTACCATGGCTTGAACTGATGGGTAGCTAGGGGAGGGAACATATTTCCCCTAGTAATAGCTAATGCTTAACATACTATCTAATAAGATAAGGAGCATactgaaaggaaggggaaatccCCAACCCATACCGTCATTCAAACGTATCTCATTCAAGCCTGGGATCGTGaagctttcttcctctttataGCTGTAGTCTTTTCTGATCCTCAATAtgtctttttctatttattatttttactgtcccctctttttttttgtgtgtagttgtgtttttttttgttgtttgttttttttttgttgtttgtttgtttgttttcatttgcttgttcttgtttttatttcagatgaTTGTTTTGTTCAAAAAGGCTTTTATACCGTGTCAGGTCTTTCCTCTTCTTGGGCTTTTAAAACGTTCTCTTCTCAATATAAAAAGAAGAGTCTTGTGCACATACGTGTCTATGAACAGCCACACTCCTCCACAATCATATTCTGTATATCTTTCTTGATGATGTTCTGGCCATCGTCATAGTAGAGCATGGACATGGGCCGCAGCTTGGTGGGCACACAACATGACTTGAGGTTGGCAAAGGGGCTATGGCCCCGCATGCGGTAATGGTTGATGACAGTGGAGTGGAAAGATAATGACGAACCAGATGTGCCTGCTATATGGCTGGGGCACTCTCCTTCGCAGTAGTTGGCATGATAACCTGTAGGTGCAATGATCCAGTCACTCCATCCTATGTCTTTGAAGCTGACAAAGAACTGCTTCTTACAGCAGATGTTGACTTTGCCATCACACTCCAGGCCTCGTCTTCGCCGCCTGTGCTGACGGTCCTCTGAGTGCCGGGCAATCATCATCAGGAAGGGCCGGTGTGAttgctccttctcctcttctcctggGACTTCTCCAgcatccttttctttcccctccccgtcatcttcctttttcttcttcttgcccAGTAGCACCAGGCTTGCCCCAGTCTCTTGGCACAGGTCACAGGCAATCCGCACATCCAAAGAATTCTTGCCTTGGTCCAGGAGTCTCTGGACACTGCTGGAGACAGGAAAGATGTGCCAAGTGCTCTTTCGGGTGTCCACTGCCTTTTCTGAAATCAGAGTCTCACTCCTTTCACCTTTCAGCCCTCCATCCTCCATATCTTCTGCTCCTTCAGAGTTGCCTTTTGGCTGCCGCTGCTGTTGAAACAGGCGGATGGTGACTTTTGTCCTGCTCCGGTTGGCTTTGGAGACCTTCAGGAAGAGCCACACTTCAGCATGTTCCACCACTGATAACTCACTGCCTTCCTTGGAAATCTCAAAGTGCAATGTTTTCTTGGGTGTGCCTGATTTGGTAAATGAAAATAGACAGGAAGAGCTAGTTAGTATGTCAGTTTGCATTCTGTTAAAGAGACCTTATTGTCATTGCAGACATGGAGTTCCCTAGGTTTCCTATTTTGCTCTTTACATTCTTATGATTCTTCTGTTCTAACCTTTCTTCACCTAATCCCCTTCTCAGATGCTTTTGTGAAAATTCTTTAGAAAACTACTTGTTTGTCTGTTGCTTTCCAGTACCATATTTTAACACTGCCAGTAACGTATTATAAGCTTTTTGTTATAGCAATCATATCTTTATGTTCATTTATGCATTTATGCAATGCATGGCAAATAAGCATCAGTAGCTGCTAAGAGTTCACTTCCTAGAGTTGCCTTTGTGATCACTATTGACTGAAAGGCAGAAATGAGTTTGTGACGACAGTCCATGACTATGTGTATCATACACATTCAAATCTGAGCCTAATAGCTAAG from Anas platyrhynchos isolate ZD024472 breed Pekin duck chromosome 2, IASCAAS_PekinDuck_T2T, whole genome shotgun sequence encodes:
- the INHBA gene encoding inhibin beta A chain, giving the protein MPLLWKRGFLLVLCWIIVRSSPTPGSEGHSSVTDCPSCALATLSKDVPSSQPEMVEAVKKHILNMLHLRDRPNITQPVPKAALLNAIKKLHVGKVGEDGYVEIEDDVGRRAEMNEVVEQTSEIITFAESGTPKKTLHFEISKEGSELSVVEHAEVWLFLKVSKANRSRTKVTIRLFQQQRQPKGNSEGAEDMEDGGLKGERSETLISEKAVDTRKSTWHIFPVSSSVQRLLDQGKNSLDVRIACDLCQETGASLVLLGKKKKKEDDGEGKEKDAGEVPGEEEKEQSHRPFLMMIARHSEDRQHRRRRRGLECDGKVNICCKKQFFVSFKDIGWSDWIIAPTGYHANYCEGECPSHIAGTSGSSLSFHSTVINHYRMRGHSPFANLKSCCVPTKLRPMSMLYYDDGQNIIKKDIQNMIVEECGCS